TAATTAATAGTACTCCAACCGTGCACTAAAAATTTAAATTTGGGACAATTTTATGATTTAAATTTAGAATGCTGCTCCAAAATTGGATCACTACTAACGCTGTAATCTGAGTCGGGCGGCTTGCGAGCTTGCCCGGCTCAAACTCGTTTAAGTGggctcgactcggctcgtttaTTTAAACGAGTCGAGTTAGGGCCGAGGTTTCGGCTTGTTTAATTACTCGAGCCGGCTCGGCTCGACTAGTGAAATTAAACGAGTTGAGTTCGGACAGAGATTTAGACTAGATTATGTGTAAAATTTAACGAACCGACTCGCCTGACACTTTAAAACCGActcgtttagctaaacgagcaggctcgactcgactcgtgaaattaaacgagtcAATTTCGGGCAGAGGTTTAGACTCGTTTAACTAAACGAGTCGGCTCGACTCGATTAATTTCGGCTCGAATTACGCTCGGCCCGAATTACAGTCGTAATCACTACTATTCACGTATCCAAatcttttttaatatttaaatattcatACTTTTTATAATTTAATGATTTTGTTAAtgttataatatataaattaattgaaATTAGAATATATTAAAACAATGacaaattataaaataaaattctAAAATACAAGAAAATTGAAAATCATACAATAATTagtattttatataatattttaattttaatatttttaaaaacccCGCTTTACCTTTGTAACATTTTCTCTTTATCTAATTGTTATATATAATTCATAATCAAATTAACTAATCTTTTTTAAagtaataaaaaataaaatatgcAAATATAGTATTGACGATTGAATTAATTTATATTTGAATTACATAATTGGAATAGAATTTTGATACCGTCCCAAATTTAGATCGCTTGATCATTCGAATTTGAATACATGCTTGGAGTGGGCTAAACAATTGTAATATTACCGTAAGAATATGTAAGCCGGCAGATGAACGAAGAGCAATAAAGTAAATTGGAGAGCGTGAGCGGTGAAGAGAACATAAGACATGGTACAATAATTGAATGAGTTGATACGAGGTGTGACGGAGGATGAGGCACGAATGAGACCCGGAGAAGATTTTATTTTCTTGGATTTTAAACGGTCCAACATAGTAGTAGTCCTGAGTTACAAAGATTCGACGCAGAGATCAATCATTGACCGTGAATGTGTGGTTacagctctaaccacctcatcaAATGTTACTGTATTTATTTACAAAATTTTATATTAGAATCTCATATTAACTAACTTTACAATATGGTACTTCCAATTTAGTATTATGAGGTTAATATTTTACGATTttctattttaaaattataaatttcatTACTTCTAACAAAGATGATATAAATCTAATTAAtacaaaaacaaacaaacaaacatGAAATTAAATAAGTTTCGAGGGTAAAAAAAATAAAGTAGAATTTCTGAGCTGACATATAGGCTGACACGTGAGCTGACATACTGCCTGACGCACCCTCGCACTTCCCCTCTGATATTtcattttactaaaataattacTTAAATCACTCCAACGAGTAATATATAACCTATGCGGCTATACCCATGCAAACGTTCTACTCTTGTTACAATATGCAATTTAAAATTACTGAAAATACAAATTAATAAGATCCCAGTTCACATGATTGTATTTTCTTTGACCGATTTATCACCGGCTGAAAAAAACGTCTGGATTGTGTTAGGTATGCTCGACATAGTAGTACATATTTCATGTATAGCATCAATAAGAATGAACATAAGAACATTCATActctttaatttttttaaaaaaaaacataatGATATGTATATGTTGTAATCTAATGGTCACTGTCCAAATCGGGGGAGAGCGAGGAGAACTTTGACTAGTCATGTTCACACTTCACATCATTCTCCGGTGATGTTTGTTTGGCTGTGTCCCCGTCTTCGACTCACCCCTCTATTTTTGCCCGCCGGACCACTCGTTTAGTGTCCTAATATTCATCAAATGTTGCACTTTCGTTGAAGCAACAGATTTGCAACCACTCTAGTGTCGTAATAAGTATTCATAACATTGTATCTACCAAGTAGGCTACAAAAGCaaaacaaatatcataacacagGGGCGGTTGAAGAAGACTACAAAAGCAGATGCATTTTGGTCGAATAGCTGGAATCATTCTGAAACTAGGCATAAAATCTATGGAATCAAAATATTTACAAATGAAGATGACATTCTACACTATTGCTATTACCTGTCTAATAGTacatcactaaaatatatagaaaTCAAATATGGAGAGAGTATTATAACTTGGAAACAAAATTGCAGGCAAAGCATTAAGCAGAGGGGAACTTATTTTAGCAGGAGTATCTTCAACTCATCTCAATTAAGAGAGTTGCATCTGATTTGGAGTTCCAGATATAATGTCACACCGGGAGAAATGGACTTAACTATGGTTCAAGTTCACTTCACTCCGACTGGAAAAAAGGGCCTGACATTTTATGTTGTAAACTAAAAAACCAAGTGGATCACCAGCCTGTCCAGCACCAAGATTGGGATCTGCTAAGTTTCATATAATTTATAATCATCATTCTTCTGTAAGGATTCATAATCAATCCATACACCATGTCTAGTCTTACATAGTTGTGCCTGATTTGTCATCTGAGGAGAGTGAAAATTTGGCGATACAATATACTCTGCGGTATAAAGGACAAATCAAGCAACCACGAGTCTTTCATTCAACTAAAAAGTGTTTGACATGTCGGATTTTGATAAGAGATCAAGAACCCCGTGGCAAACTCTTCCTTGTTTTGATATGCATTACAAGTACTTTATGCAGGTACCCAGGCTGAAGTAGCATAAAGAATTCGACCTTTCCACCCTACCATCAACCACTTACCATCATCATCAAAAACAAAATCTTTGTGGTATTCTGACCTTACCTTATGACTAAGCTTTTGAAGGAGTTTCCGATCTAATGGAAGAAGTTTAAAGCCTGCCTCTGTATTGCGGACCTGCCACTTCTTATGTGTCTCAGGCCTTTCAACCCTTTCTACACCCTCACATGCAACAACATTCATGACCTCACGCCCACAAAACTCTCCCTCAAAGTTCAATCTCTGTGGATCGTCACGAGGAATAGTAGTATCAAATATATCAAACAAAGCAGAATAGTGGAAGAGTGCCTCTCGGAACCGAGTTTTAAAGAATGATGCACTGTAGGATCCATTGACAACAGCCTGCACAAATATTTTTGGGTTTATCTTCCTGACTAATTTAAGAACCGCATCTCTTGGATTATTTGCCACAACAGTCTCATCAAGAAGGTTTCTAAACCGTAAACAACAATTAACAGCAACAACTTCGTCGCTGTCAATCTTCAGATCATTCACAGTTATTGTCTCCCACTTTTGAGTCGCTACGGCATTGTATTCAAATGGAACATCAAAACGCTCACAATAACTTCGCAAACGACGTCCTGTCGCCTCCATATATTCTGCTGGCCTGAAACCAGGTTGGGGCAATTCTATTCCAGTAATACGAAGCTTAGGTGGTCCACCAGGCCTCCTTGAGAGATGTTGGATAAGAACAGGCCACTGAAATCCATACTGGATACCAAAATCAATTATGTGAAGTGTTGCAGCATTTGATGCCATGTCCAGAATCATATGATTTGCAAAGAAAACTGATATCTTTGTAAATGGACATGCTGAAAGGTATACTTGGTATGCTTTTATCTTCTCTATTGCTGAAATCCTCTTGGATGATAAGGCTGCATATAACTGAGTGCCTGTGCCAGCCAATCGCGCCTCAAGGCCATTTGCAAAGATAACAGCCAATCTCTGAGATGCATCCCCAGAGGCAGATGCGTGCTGTCTAATCAGCTTTAATTGTTCAAATGCAGTATTGCGATCGTCAGCAGCAACAGATTGTGCACAACTGATCAGAAGAGTCCTCAGATCTACACCTTCAGTATCACTGTCTTTTCTCACAGAACGACTCTTGCCCCCTTTTACTCCACGTGTTGTAACATTTTCAAGATGAGCGACTGGGCTTGCTTCGATTGGTTCTTCCTTGTCACATGATGGTCCGCATAACAAAACTTTATCAAACATTTCTGATAACTCAACTTCTTCCTCATAAACTGCCAACTGTTTGCTACTCCTCTCATCTTCTTCAGACAAACTATCCTGACGGTGATACTGTTTCCGTCCCCTTGAGCTGCCAGGTGAGATCTCATCAACTTCGACCTTCACTTGAATAGCAGGGGGGCCTTCTTTAGCATTCGAAGGTAATGCATAGTTATTGAGGTCATCAACTAACTGAGGAATGCTAGGGAGGAATTTACTAGCTTCCTCCATTCCTTTCTTGAACTGCAACATAGAATTCTTGTCATTAAATATATTTGGGATGACATGGGTACTCATTGAATAGTCCATCGAGCCATTGGTATTATTACTAAAGCTGTTTTCTGAGGCTACTGTCCCATTTGGCCGGCTCTCCACGTTAGAAGAAAATAAGTATTCTGTTGGTTGATTGTGCTGATTAGATGATCTCAAATCTAGGGAATCACCAGTCCACTGAGGAGGCTCATATTGATTTCCAACACTATTACCACTGCTGGTACTGACCTCACTCGAGCTTCCAGCAAAGTAATCACTCCTAATTTCAACACTTTGATTGATGTAATCTGGGGGCTGATTAATCGGATGAGGGTATTCCTTGCCGAGAACTTCATAAAAAGACTTCTCAGCTGCTTGTAGGGCCAAAGGATCATGAAACATAGAAGGTTTTTCATCAATCTTTTCTTCCAATAGTATCTGGTTAAGAAACTTGAGCACACCGTCAGAAAAGTCATCCGGAGAGTTTGCTTCGGAACTACCAGACGAAGAATTATTTGTGCCAGTGGCATAACCCGGGTGCGGAACAATTGGTCGGTCAGGAATATCCAAGAAACCAAGATCTACATAATCATCGTTCAACTTGAAGCCACTAACAATGCTAGTGTACTGATCAAAACCGGGTAAAATCATGTCATCTCCAAAATCAAAACCATTTATTGCATCAGACGTATCA
The sequence above is drawn from the Apium graveolens cultivar Ventura chromosome 2, ASM990537v1, whole genome shotgun sequence genome and encodes:
- the LOC141707291 gene encoding scarecrow-like protein 14 — its product is MVMDPSYNDTSDAINGFDFGDDMILPGFDQYTSIVSGFKLNDDYVDLGFLDIPDRPIVPHPGYATGTNNSSSGSSEANSPDDFSDGVLKFLNQILLEEKIDEKPSMFHDPLALQAAEKSFYEVLGKEYPHPINQPPDYINQSVEIRSDYFAGSSSEVSTSSGNSVGNQYEPPQWTGDSLDLRSSNQHNQPTEYLFSSNVESRPNGTVASENSFSNNTNGSMDYSMSTHVIPNIFNDKNSMLQFKKGMEEASKFLPSIPQLVDDLNNYALPSNAKEGPPAIQVKVEVDEISPGSSRGRKQYHRQDSLSEEDERSSKQLAVYEEEVELSEMFDKVLLCGPSCDKEEPIEASPVAHLENVTTRGVKGGKSRSVRKDSDTEGVDLRTLLISCAQSVAADDRNTAFEQLKLIRQHASASGDASQRLAVIFANGLEARLAGTGTQLYAALSSKRISAIEKIKAYQVYLSACPFTKISVFFANHMILDMASNAATLHIIDFGIQYGFQWPVLIQHLSRRPGGPPKLRITGIELPQPGFRPAEYMEATGRRLRSYCERFDVPFEYNAVATQKWETITVNDLKIDSDEVVAVNCCLRFRNLLDETVVANNPRDAVLKLVRKINPKIFVQAVVNGSYSASFFKTRFREALFHYSALFDIFDTTIPRDDPQRLNFEGEFCGREVMNVVACEGVERVERPETHKKWQVRNTEAGFKLLPLDRKLLQKLSHKVRSEYHKDFVFDDDGKWLMVGWKGRILYATSAWVPA